One window of the Acaryochloris sp. CCMEE 5410 genome contains the following:
- a CDS encoding molybdopterin oxidoreductase family protein, whose protein sequence is MTNPVKTLCPYCGVGCGLEVLPPALPGKPVNRDSAGTPIWRVRGDQAHPSSKGQVCVKGATVAGALDKDRLRYPMMRDSLDQPFRQVTWEEALQRMVRELKTVHANQGPDAICMYGSGQFQTEDYYIAQKLLKGCLGTNNFDANSRLCMSSAVAGYIQSFGSDGPPACYDDLELTDCAFLIGTNTAECHPIVFNRLLKHHKKNRHVKMIVVDPRRTKTAEKADLHLAIKPGTDINLLNGIAHLLMRWGKFDSLFIDECTSGFASFAGVISQYPPELVARDCGIRVDELEKAARYWSESQRVLSLWSMGINQSSEGTAKCRTIINLHLMTGTIGKPGCGPFSLTGQPNAMGGREAGGLAHILPGYRVVKNPQHRQEVEQAWQRPPGSISSQPGLAAWDMILGLENQNVGFFWVAATNPAVSMPDIKRTKAALLKSRFTICQDAYYPTEMADYAHVLLPAAQWGEKTGIMTNSERVVNYCPAFRDPVGEARADWEIFAEVGRRLGFEKEFAFANSAEVYAEFVQLTRDRICDMSGLSHDLLKNGPIQWPFPACALGDTIDATATGKRLYTNHRFPTEDGRAKFAAFHAKGLAEAPDPNYPFVLTTGRLYGHWHTQSRTGRIEKVAGLHPNPFVEIHPRDAARIGIQDGEVLEVRSRRGFARVPTKITKAIAPGTVFIPMHWGALWAKHAEVNALTHPEVCPISLEPELKACAVQLIPTKNLSIDSDKDTSDQLASSLVTPSHS, encoded by the coding sequence TGTCAATCGCGATAGTGCAGGAACACCCATCTGGCGGGTACGAGGCGATCAAGCTCACCCCTCCAGCAAAGGACAAGTTTGTGTCAAAGGAGCAACAGTCGCTGGTGCATTAGATAAAGACCGATTGCGCTATCCGATGATGCGAGATTCCCTCGACCAACCGTTTCGCCAGGTCACATGGGAGGAAGCGTTACAACGGATGGTGAGGGAACTTAAGACAGTACATGCCAATCAAGGGCCAGATGCCATTTGTATGTATGGATCTGGGCAGTTTCAGACGGAAGATTATTACATTGCTCAAAAATTACTGAAAGGGTGCCTAGGCACTAATAATTTTGATGCCAATTCTCGTCTGTGCATGTCTTCAGCCGTGGCTGGGTATATCCAAAGTTTTGGCTCTGATGGTCCACCGGCTTGCTACGACGACTTAGAGCTGACGGACTGTGCCTTTTTAATTGGAACGAATACAGCAGAATGTCATCCGATCGTTTTTAATCGGTTGCTCAAGCATCACAAGAAAAATCGCCACGTCAAAATGATTGTGGTTGACCCGAGGCGCACTAAAACTGCAGAAAAGGCCGATTTACATCTGGCGATTAAACCCGGTACCGATATTAATTTGCTCAATGGCATTGCCCATTTGCTGATGCGGTGGGGCAAGTTTGACTCTTTATTTATTGATGAGTGTACGTCGGGCTTCGCCAGTTTTGCTGGCGTTATTAGCCAATATCCACCGGAATTAGTTGCCCGAGACTGTGGCATTCGCGTTGATGAACTGGAAAAAGCAGCGCGTTACTGGAGCGAATCCCAGCGAGTTCTCTCCTTATGGTCCATGGGCATTAATCAATCTTCAGAAGGAACGGCCAAATGTCGCACCATCATCAATTTGCATTTGATGACGGGCACTATCGGTAAACCTGGCTGTGGACCGTTTTCTTTAACCGGGCAACCCAATGCCATGGGAGGCCGAGAAGCGGGGGGCTTGGCTCATATTCTGCCCGGATACCGGGTCGTTAAAAATCCCCAACATCGACAAGAAGTGGAGCAAGCTTGGCAACGCCCCCCAGGCAGTATCTCTTCTCAGCCCGGTTTAGCCGCTTGGGATATGATTTTGGGACTAGAAAATCAAAATGTGGGCTTTTTCTGGGTGGCAGCCACCAATCCTGCCGTTAGTATGCCGGATATTAAGCGCACTAAAGCTGCTTTACTCAAATCCCGGTTTACGATCTGTCAGGATGCTTACTATCCAACCGAAATGGCCGACTATGCCCATGTTCTTCTCCCCGCAGCTCAGTGGGGTGAAAAAACAGGGATTATGACCAATTCTGAGCGGGTGGTGAACTACTGCCCGGCCTTTCGAGATCCAGTAGGAGAAGCCCGAGCGGACTGGGAAATTTTTGCCGAAGTCGGGCGACGCTTAGGATTTGAAAAGGAGTTTGCCTTTGCCAATTCCGCTGAGGTCTATGCCGAATTTGTGCAACTAACCCGCGATCGCATCTGCGATATGAGCGGCCTCAGCCATGATCTGCTGAAAAACGGCCCTATTCAATGGCCCTTCCCCGCTTGTGCCCTAGGGGATACCATCGATGCCACCGCAACGGGTAAACGCCTCTATACCAATCACCGATTTCCCACCGAAGATGGCCGGGCTAAGTTCGCAGCGTTTCATGCTAAAGGATTAGCCGAAGCCCCCGATCCGAACTATCCGTTTGTGCTGACCACAGGTCGACTCTATGGCCATTGGCACACCCAAAGCCGTACGGGACGGATTGAGAAAGTGGCGGGGCTGCATCCCAATCCCTTTGTCGAGATCCATCCTCGGGATGCAGCCCGCATTGGTATTCAGGACGGGGAAGTATTGGAGGTGCGATCGCGCCGAGGTTTCGCCCGCGTCCCCACCAAAATTACGAAAGCGATTGCGCCTGGCACCGTCTTTATCCCTATGCATTGGGGAGCCTTATGGGCAAAACATGCTGAGGTGAATGCACTAACCCATCCAGAAGTCTGCCCCATTTCCTTAGAACCTGAGTTAAAAGCCTGTGCCGTACAGCTGATCCCGACTAAAAATTTATCTATCGACTCTGACAAAGATACTTCTGATCAACTGGCTTCCTCTCTAGTCACTCCTTCTCATTCTTAG
- a CDS encoding leucyl aminopeptidase: MKIQAIETVATGWSGDYLGIGFFEDSAAIDAGLTQLDSSLRDILQDLVSETEFQGKVGEQPWTRIAGLGSIRKVMLIGLGSQEAFTLDSLRQAAAAFAKAAQKQKAASAGLQLPLWHDDAPASTQAMAEGVELALHQDIRFKSDPDAKKPGEFPQEVHVLGLANQAAAIEKAQQICAGVILTRELVAAPANVVTPSALAETAAQIAEDHGLTLEVLEREECEAQGMGAFLGVSLASELPPKFIHLTYKPSGTPRRKLAIVGKGVTFDSGGLNLKVGGSGIETMKMDMAGSGATLGAAKAIGQLKPDVEVHFIVAAAENMISGHALHPGDILTASNGKTIEINNTDAEGRLTLADALVFAEKQGVDAIVDLATLTGACIVALGNDIAGMWTPEDSLAEELNQASEQAGEKFWRMPLEEKYFEGLKSPIADMKNTGPRPGGSITAALFLKQYIENTPWAHLDVAGPVWTEKENGYLNVGATGFAVRTLVNWVMG, encoded by the coding sequence ATGAAGATTCAGGCAATTGAGACAGTGGCGACCGGCTGGTCAGGCGATTATTTAGGCATTGGTTTTTTCGAAGATTCCGCAGCAATAGACGCTGGTTTAACCCAGCTAGACTCATCCCTCCGAGACATTCTCCAAGATCTGGTGAGCGAAACTGAATTTCAAGGCAAAGTGGGAGAACAGCCCTGGACTCGAATCGCAGGACTCGGCTCTATCCGTAAAGTTATGCTGATCGGCCTTGGCTCTCAAGAAGCATTCACATTAGACAGTCTTCGCCAAGCTGCCGCCGCCTTTGCCAAAGCTGCTCAAAAACAGAAAGCTGCCTCTGCAGGTCTGCAGTTGCCCTTATGGCACGATGATGCCCCAGCTTCCACTCAAGCTATGGCCGAAGGGGTTGAACTTGCCTTACATCAAGACATTCGCTTTAAGTCTGATCCTGATGCGAAAAAGCCTGGCGAATTCCCGCAAGAGGTTCATGTGTTAGGTCTTGCCAATCAAGCTGCCGCTATTGAAAAAGCCCAACAGATTTGTGCAGGGGTTATTCTCACCCGTGAACTTGTGGCAGCCCCAGCCAACGTGGTCACTCCCAGTGCTTTAGCAGAAACTGCAGCCCAAATTGCTGAGGACCACGGTTTGACCCTAGAAGTTCTAGAGCGAGAAGAATGCGAAGCCCAAGGCATGGGTGCTTTTCTGGGCGTTTCACTCGCATCTGAGCTGCCTCCCAAATTTATCCACCTGACCTACAAGCCCAGCGGCACCCCTCGTCGCAAACTCGCCATTGTAGGTAAAGGGGTTACGTTTGACTCCGGTGGCCTCAACCTCAAAGTTGGGGGCAGCGGCATCGAAACCATGAAAATGGATATGGCAGGGTCTGGTGCGACGTTAGGAGCTGCCAAAGCCATTGGTCAACTCAAGCCTGATGTGGAAGTTCATTTCATCGTCGCAGCAGCCGAGAATATGATTAGCGGCCATGCCCTCCATCCTGGCGATATCCTGACTGCATCCAATGGCAAAACCATCGAGATCAACAATACTGATGCGGAAGGGCGGCTCACCCTTGCCGATGCTTTAGTCTTTGCGGAAAAGCAAGGCGTCGATGCCATTGTTGACTTGGCTACCTTAACCGGAGCCTGCATCGTCGCCTTAGGCAATGATATTGCGGGCATGTGGACCCCAGAAGATAGCTTGGCAGAAGAATTGAATCAAGCGTCTGAACAGGCGGGAGAAAAGTTTTGGCGGATGCCCTTAGAAGAGAAATATTTTGAAGGACTGAAATCTCCCATCGCCGATATGAAAAACACTGGACCTCGTCCTGGAGGTTCCATTACCGCCGCTTTATTTCTCAAACAATATATTGAGAACACACCCTGGGCTCACTTAGATGTGGCAGGCCCCGTCTGGACAGAAAAAGAGAACGGTTATCTCAATGTGGGTGCAACAGGGTTTGCAGTCCGAACTCTAGTCAATTGGGTAATGGGTTGA
- a CDS encoding NAD(P)H-dependent oxidoreductase codes for MSDSTLTPEQLLHQLQWRYATKKFDPTQKIPTATWEALEQSLVLTPSSFGLQPWKFLVVQNSQIRQQLLEYSFGQTQVVDASHLVVLTIKKATNADDVDRYMQRTAEVRQVDIDSLTGFANVIKNFLANPHNPDFDPDEWATRQVYIALGQLMTSAAVLGIDACPMEGIIPAKYDEVLGLTDTEYKAVLACPVGYRHPEDKYAALPKIRYEQQEIVTHIA; via the coding sequence ATGAGTGATTCCACCCTGACCCCTGAACAACTTCTGCACCAACTCCAATGGCGCTACGCCACCAAAAAATTTGACCCCACCCAAAAAATTCCCACAGCCACTTGGGAGGCCCTGGAACAAAGTTTAGTGCTCACCCCGTCCTCTTTTGGACTCCAACCCTGGAAATTTTTGGTCGTTCAAAACTCACAAATTCGCCAGCAACTCCTGGAATATTCTTTCGGCCAAACTCAAGTCGTGGACGCCTCTCATCTAGTCGTCTTAACCATTAAAAAAGCAACCAATGCCGACGATGTCGATCGCTATATGCAGCGCACTGCAGAAGTCCGTCAAGTCGACATCGACTCTTTAACGGGCTTTGCCAATGTCATTAAAAACTTTTTAGCCAATCCCCATAACCCTGACTTTGATCCAGATGAATGGGCAACCCGGCAGGTTTATATTGCCTTAGGCCAACTCATGACCAGTGCTGCAGTCCTTGGCATTGATGCTTGCCCTATGGAAGGCATTATCCCTGCCAAATATGATGAAGTCTTAGGCCTGACAGACACGGAATACAAAGCAGTCCTAGCCTGTCCTGTAGGATATCGTCATCCCGAAGATAAATATGCCGCTCTTCCTAAAATCAGATATGAGCAACAAGAGATCGTGACTCATATTGCCTAA
- a CDS encoding trypsin-like peptidase domain-containing protein encodes MMTNLKLPRRRLLQMAGGLALTLLWPHQAYGQTGRQIRDLAKAVTVLVSPQSSSGSGVLIKREGNSYYVLTAKHVIESTRAGEEADVITADGQSHAINTQAILYLSGVDLALIRFDSDRNYPVATLGNSESISETDTVYIAGFPLPGQAITSSTFTITKGAITGKGQYQRGYGLIYDNVTQPGMSGGPILTATGQVIGIHGLAEGERVQGVAIKAGLNLGVPINTILDLTPLALKQTPKADSSPTPITSTSDAEQTFRAFLDQHYAAMAPLVETRDAARLFNYLPIDKERFRYTQHTGVVQNYNDRVAGASKFFAKKSTREKWKLSYEITDLQMPTADQAIVSHIETVKWSFWPGIPRGVFRRREIISWERINGQWKIVSVEEGERL; translated from the coding sequence ATGATGACCAACCTGAAATTACCCCGTCGCCGCCTGTTACAAATGGCAGGGGGCTTAGCATTAACATTACTATGGCCGCACCAAGCCTATGGTCAAACCGGACGACAAATACGAGATCTGGCCAAAGCTGTCACGGTTTTGGTCTCTCCCCAAAGCAGTTCTGGGTCAGGGGTCCTGATCAAGCGGGAAGGGAATAGCTATTACGTGCTCACTGCCAAGCATGTTATTGAGTCTACCCGTGCGGGGGAAGAGGCAGATGTGATTACAGCGGATGGCCAGTCTCACGCCATCAATACCCAAGCCATCCTATATCTTTCTGGGGTAGATTTAGCCTTGATTCGCTTCGATAGCGATCGCAACTATCCGGTCGCCACCCTGGGTAACTCAGAATCCATCTCCGAAACTGATACCGTTTACATCGCTGGATTTCCCCTACCGGGCCAAGCCATCACTTCATCCACCTTTACGATTACAAAGGGTGCCATTACTGGCAAAGGTCAGTACCAACGGGGATACGGTTTAATTTATGACAACGTCACCCAACCGGGGATGAGTGGTGGCCCCATTCTCACTGCAACGGGTCAAGTGATTGGCATTCACGGATTAGCAGAGGGTGAACGGGTGCAAGGGGTAGCCATCAAAGCAGGCTTGAACTTAGGCGTACCTATCAATACGATTTTAGATCTCACCCCGCTAGCCCTTAAACAAACGCCTAAGGCTGATTCATCGCCAACACCTATTACCTCTACTAGTGATGCAGAACAAACCTTTCGTGCCTTTCTAGATCAGCATTATGCGGCAATGGCTCCCTTGGTTGAAACGCGGGATGCCGCTCGGCTCTTTAACTACCTGCCCATCGATAAAGAACGCTTTCGCTACACCCAACATACAGGGGTGGTCCAAAACTACAACGATCGAGTGGCTGGGGCCTCTAAGTTCTTTGCAAAAAAATCGACTCGAGAAAAATGGAAGCTCTCTTACGAAATTACTGATTTGCAAATGCCCACGGCTGATCAGGCCATTGTGTCTCATATTGAAACGGTGAAATGGTCTTTCTGGCCAGGAATACCCCGAGGAGTGTTTCGTCGCCGTGAAATAATTTCCTGGGAGCGCATCAATGGTCAATGGAAAATTGTCTCAGTGGAAGAAGGGGAAAGGCTATAG
- a CDS encoding NUDIX hydrolase, protein MTPVEGRYQHSAALPYLIQPDGLKVILITSRKRSRWIIPKGEIEPDLTAWDSAAKEAWEEAGIEGLIATEPLGTYAHQKWGSTCTVQVFPLVVTQLHREWQEDHERERRVVSVAKAYKLVEMKSLRKMLGKFEKWLNL, encoded by the coding sequence ATGACACCAGTCGAGGGGCGCTATCAGCACTCTGCTGCCTTGCCTTACCTGATTCAGCCGGATGGTTTGAAGGTGATCTTAATTACATCCCGTAAGCGAAGTCGGTGGATTATCCCTAAAGGAGAAATTGAACCGGATCTGACGGCTTGGGATTCTGCAGCGAAAGAAGCCTGGGAAGAAGCGGGGATTGAAGGCTTGATTGCGACTGAACCCTTAGGCACCTATGCTCATCAAAAATGGGGGAGTACCTGTACGGTGCAAGTGTTTCCCTTGGTGGTCACCCAGCTGCATCGAGAGTGGCAAGAGGATCATGAGCGGGAAAGACGGGTGGTTTCTGTGGCCAAAGCATATAAATTGGTCGAGATGAAGTCGCTACGGAAGATGTTGGGAAAGTTTGAAAAATGGCTCAATCTTTAG
- a CDS encoding bifunctional diguanylate cyclase/phosphodiesterase — MTVSLPANVLSALDILILERVNEHSLTIVGTTPSWFTKLYPQVQLTLDVAWIERKLPFLANFLVDAMEFWHDNQPGQYKSGMWCETDHRDQEIHLEAAALNLGSQKILLIKASEGEYIELLSFIQKARESTLDFIEERKQTSESILKTTFYDALTGLPNQTYFLIQLAHAFERFKRKKSYHFAILIVNIDRFQSINDSFGRLAGDQLLIAIAWRLKNCLDEFDIFARLSGDEFIILLDEIDATSTAILAANQISAEFQTPFRLSGQELYITASVGIALTLMEYDRAEDLLRDANTAVSYAKGLGRANYVVFDPTMHARAVRLLQLENDLKRALREQELNLFFQPIVCLADQRIIGFEALVRWMHPKLGMVSPMEFIPIAEETGLIFEIDQWMLKEACFRIQQWRRFTEEPLAVSVNFSAKQFDQPDLVSQVRQVLLETRISPQQLMIEITESVLFSRDQAAIDTLHQLKNMGVSLCIDDFGTGYASLQYLQQLPVDTLKIDRSFIKRMDVENLDLVRSIIELAHDLGLSVTAEGVETPVQRRFLLDMGCQEAQGHLFSKPVDGQMAVALLQEKMTNGLKDW, encoded by the coding sequence ATGACGGTATCGCTCCCTGCAAATGTACTCTCTGCTTTAGATATTTTGATTTTAGAGCGGGTTAATGAGCATTCCTTAACGATTGTAGGAACAACGCCATCCTGGTTCACTAAACTCTATCCCCAGGTCCAACTCACCTTAGATGTGGCTTGGATCGAAAGAAAATTGCCTTTTCTGGCTAACTTTCTGGTGGATGCGATGGAGTTTTGGCATGACAATCAGCCGGGTCAGTATAAGTCGGGCATGTGGTGTGAAACCGATCATCGAGACCAAGAGATTCATTTGGAGGCGGCAGCCCTCAATTTAGGATCTCAGAAAATCCTCCTGATTAAAGCCTCAGAGGGGGAATATATTGAACTCCTCTCCTTTATTCAAAAAGCGCGGGAAAGCACATTAGATTTTATTGAAGAGCGGAAACAAACGAGCGAAAGCATTCTCAAAACGACGTTTTATGATGCCTTGACGGGGCTGCCCAATCAAACCTATTTTCTGATTCAGCTTGCCCATGCCTTTGAACGGTTTAAGCGCAAAAAGAGCTATCACTTTGCCATTTTGATCGTCAATATTGACCGTTTTCAAAGTATTAATGATAGTTTTGGCCGTTTGGCTGGGGATCAACTGCTGATCGCCATTGCTTGGCGCTTAAAAAATTGCTTGGATGAATTTGATATTTTTGCCCGTTTGAGTGGTGATGAGTTCATCATTCTGTTAGATGAAATTGATGCGACGAGTACTGCAATCTTGGCTGCCAACCAAATTTCGGCAGAGTTCCAAACCCCATTTCGGTTGAGTGGCCAAGAATTGTACATAACGGCTAGTGTGGGGATTGCTTTGACCCTGATGGAGTATGACCGAGCTGAAGATTTACTCCGGGATGCCAATACAGCGGTCAGTTATGCCAAAGGGTTGGGGCGGGCCAATTACGTGGTGTTTGATCCCACCATGCATGCACGAGCTGTACGACTGCTGCAGCTTGAAAATGATCTGAAGCGAGCGCTGCGCGAGCAGGAACTCAATTTATTTTTTCAGCCGATTGTTTGTTTAGCCGATCAAAGAATTATTGGATTTGAAGCCTTAGTTCGATGGATGCATCCCAAACTGGGCATGGTGTCTCCCATGGAGTTCATTCCAATTGCTGAAGAAACGGGGCTGATTTTTGAGATCGATCAGTGGATGTTGAAAGAGGCCTGTTTTCGCATTCAGCAGTGGCGCCGATTTACGGAAGAACCTCTTGCGGTGAGCGTCAATTTTTCGGCGAAGCAATTCGATCAACCCGATTTAGTGTCGCAAGTCCGACAAGTGTTGCTGGAAACCCGCATTTCTCCGCAGCAGCTCATGATTGAAATTACGGAGAGTGTGTTGTTTAGTCGAGACCAAGCGGCGATCGATACACTTCATCAGCTCAAAAATATGGGGGTTAGCCTCTGTATCGATGATTTTGGGACAGGCTATGCATCTTTGCAATATTTGCAGCAATTACCGGTGGATACGTTAAAGATTGATCGGTCTTTTATTAAACGGATGGATGTGGAGAATCTCGATCTAGTGCGCTCTATCATTGAGTTAGCCCATGATTTGGGGCTCAGTGTGACGGCTGAAGGCGTTGAAACTCCGGTACAGCGGCGCTTTCTGCTAGATATGGGCTGCCAAGAAGCGCAAGGTCATTTGTTCTCGAAACCGGTCGATGGACAAATGGCGGTGGCGCTGCTGCAGGAAAAGATGACGAACGGTCTCAAAGATTGGTGA
- a CDS encoding Rab family GTPase, which yields MLQKKICMIGAFATGKTSLVARYVQGIYSDKYQTTVGVKIDKKSVAVAGQELNLILWDIHGEDEFQKIRMSYLRGSAAYILVVDGTRRDTLGTVFQLQTKVEDTIGKVPFITIFNKYDLSQDWEIGEDDLEELSQRQWTYCLGSARTGLGVEECFIKLAQMMI from the coding sequence ATGCTCCAGAAAAAGATTTGTATGATCGGTGCATTTGCGACTGGGAAAACGAGCCTTGTCGCTCGATATGTTCAAGGTATTTATTCTGATAAATATCAAACGACAGTTGGCGTCAAAATTGATAAAAAAAGTGTGGCGGTTGCTGGGCAAGAATTAAATTTAATTCTATGGGATATTCATGGTGAAGATGAATTTCAAAAAATTCGAATGTCGTATTTGCGAGGATCAGCCGCCTATATTTTGGTGGTAGATGGTACTCGACGAGATACATTAGGAACAGTCTTCCAATTACAAACTAAAGTGGAAGACACTATTGGCAAAGTGCCATTTATTACAATTTTCAATAAGTATGATCTAAGCCAAGATTGGGAAATCGGAGAGGACGATCTCGAAGAATTATCCCAACGGCAATGGACTTACTGTCTTGGGAGTGCAAGGACTGGATTAGGGGTAGAAGAGTGCTTTATAAAATTGGCGCAAATGATGATTTAG
- a CDS encoding OmpA family protein, which yields MSNLPTNANRDAAYPEEPGQANELNELRSLLIGPDLKGRFENAQLRSEDVSRVLPEAIQLTLKTSDETVSEAVMPTVEHAIKSSVNTDQNILSEALFPIMGPAIRKAIAAAIQNLTDSLNQSLEHSLSPQSLSWRFEAWRTGKSFAEVLLLRTLVYQVEQVFLIHKSSGLVLQHLAAATAAAQDADLVSAMFTAIQDFVRDSFSVSDEALGSLQVGELTIWVNEGPQAIIACVIRGNPPGKLRQMMENALERIHLVQERQLHEFQGDSSAFEPSQPYLEECLQSQYQTKKKRSSPLKWIGGAAGILILGLGVWGFLSNYERNQVQSFVDQLNRESGIVVLQTKKQNGKYVISGLKDPLASKPTDLISKTDLDPNKVAFSWEPYLSFDTEFIESRVISLLQPPETVELKVDANGAIQASGTAPQSWITEAKQLALRLPNVTQFNTQQIVPVEAGALADIKAKLEAHTIFFTQNAQLVPQQDVKLKTVAEDIKKLAKTAKTINQTVAVLVEGHTDTSGSELINLYVRETRAKAIISLLSKQGIDKNLFQVVSVEPPAVEKLDSAKISKSNRKVTFKVIFVQPSDAD from the coding sequence ATGAGTAATTTACCTACTAATGCCAATCGGGATGCTGCTTATCCAGAAGAACCTGGTCAAGCTAACGAATTGAATGAGCTGCGAAGTTTGCTAATTGGGCCAGATCTGAAAGGACGATTCGAGAATGCCCAGTTGCGATCGGAAGACGTGAGTCGGGTTTTACCCGAAGCGATCCAACTCACCCTTAAAACGAGTGATGAGACTGTATCTGAAGCTGTGATGCCAACGGTGGAGCATGCGATTAAATCGTCTGTGAATACCGATCAAAATATTCTCTCTGAAGCCCTGTTCCCGATTATGGGACCAGCGATACGGAAAGCGATCGCAGCGGCAATCCAGAATCTAACCGACTCCCTGAACCAGAGTCTAGAACATAGCCTCTCTCCTCAAAGTTTAAGTTGGCGCTTTGAAGCCTGGCGTACAGGGAAATCTTTTGCTGAAGTCTTGTTGTTGCGTACCCTTGTCTATCAGGTCGAACAAGTTTTTCTTATCCATAAATCCTCAGGCTTAGTTTTACAGCATCTTGCCGCCGCAACGGCTGCTGCTCAGGATGCAGATTTAGTCTCTGCCATGTTCACCGCGATTCAAGATTTTGTTCGCGACTCATTTAGCGTCAGTGACGAAGCCTTAGGGAGTTTGCAAGTCGGAGAATTAACCATTTGGGTGAATGAAGGTCCCCAAGCCATTATTGCTTGTGTTATACGGGGTAACCCACCTGGCAAACTGCGGCAAATGATGGAAAATGCTCTGGAGCGAATTCACCTAGTCCAAGAGCGTCAGCTTCACGAATTTCAGGGGGATAGCAGTGCCTTTGAACCGAGCCAGCCTTATCTAGAAGAATGTTTACAGTCCCAATATCAAACGAAAAAGAAGCGCTCTTCTCCGTTGAAATGGATTGGCGGAGCAGCTGGAATTCTCATTTTAGGATTAGGGGTCTGGGGCTTTTTGTCTAACTATGAGCGAAACCAAGTTCAAAGCTTTGTCGATCAACTGAATCGGGAATCCGGTATCGTCGTCTTGCAAACCAAAAAACAGAACGGTAAATATGTGATATCTGGCCTGAAAGATCCCCTGGCGTCTAAGCCCACTGATTTGATATCAAAGACAGATCTAGATCCAAACAAGGTTGCTTTTAGTTGGGAACCTTATCTATCCTTCGATACTGAATTTATTGAATCCAGAGTGATATCGCTGTTGCAGCCCCCAGAAACAGTTGAGCTGAAAGTTGATGCTAATGGGGCGATTCAAGCCTCAGGGACTGCTCCGCAATCCTGGATCACGGAAGCAAAACAGCTAGCCTTGCGATTGCCTAATGTGACCCAATTCAACACTCAACAAATTGTGCCTGTCGAAGCAGGTGCTCTTGCCGACATTAAGGCCAAACTTGAGGCTCACACCATCTTCTTTACCCAAAATGCTCAGTTGGTCCCTCAACAAGATGTCAAGCTTAAAACCGTGGCTGAAGACATTAAAAAACTGGCTAAAACAGCTAAAACCATCAACCAAACCGTTGCTGTTCTCGTTGAAGGGCATACCGATACTAGTGGATCTGAGTTGATCAATCTCTATGTCCGGGAAACTCGTGCTAAGGCGATTATTTCCCTGCTATCCAAACAGGGCATTGATAAAAACCTTTTTCAGGTAGTGAGTGTTGAGCCTCCTGCAGTAGAAAAGTTAGATTCAGCTAAAATCTCTAAATCCAATCGCAAGGTTACTTTTAAAGTTATTTTTGTTCAACCATCGGACGCTGATTGA